Proteins encoded by one window of Candidatus Methylomirabilota bacterium:
- a CDS encoding aspartate aminotransferase family protein, producing the protein MASPAERAQRVFPGGSLGEYNLPPELAVVLARGEGATVWDTEGRAFPDFTMGWGSVLLGHAHPAVLEAARAAAAAGSNFAYVSAPALALAEEIGRARRGAERVRFCASGTEATAHAVRLARAFTGRPRVLKFEGAYHGANEVGTVSLFPTRLLEFPAGEPTSAGVPPGAVADVLVAPYNDLAATTAIVEAQGDALAAIIVEPLHRCTSPRPGFLAGLRDLATKRGVLLIFDETVTGFRLAYGGAAEYYGVEPDLATLGKALGGGYPIGAVAGRADVMDLVREDRLGADGRYVWWASSLGGNPVSCAAGLAALGELRRPDTYKRLFAIGEALRAGLRRVLAEAGVTAHVQGDGPLAAVVFTAREVTDYRSAFDSDRRRARAFLLGLFRRGIFLNPMSTKLYLSLAHDERHIARFLEAAAGALRDPVATGSP; encoded by the coding sequence GTGGCTTCACCGGCCGAGCGGGCCCAGCGGGTGTTTCCGGGGGGATCGCTCGGCGAGTACAACCTGCCGCCCGAGCTGGCGGTGGTGCTGGCCCGCGGTGAGGGCGCCACGGTGTGGGACACCGAGGGACGCGCCTTCCCGGACTTCACCATGGGCTGGGGCTCGGTGCTGCTGGGCCACGCCCATCCCGCCGTCCTCGAGGCCGCGCGCGCCGCCGCCGCCGCCGGCTCCAACTTCGCCTACGTGAGCGCCCCCGCGCTGGCCCTCGCCGAGGAGATCGGGCGCGCGCGGCGCGGCGCCGAGCGCGTGCGCTTCTGCGCCTCGGGCACCGAGGCCACCGCGCACGCGGTGCGGCTGGCCCGCGCCTTCACGGGGCGTCCGCGCGTGCTCAAGTTCGAGGGCGCGTACCATGGCGCCAACGAGGTGGGCACGGTGAGCCTGTTCCCGACGCGGCTACTCGAATTTCCCGCTGGCGAGCCCACCTCGGCCGGCGTGCCGCCGGGCGCGGTGGCCGACGTGCTCGTGGCGCCCTACAACGATCTCGCCGCCACCACCGCGATCGTCGAGGCGCAGGGCGACGCCCTCGCCGCCATCATCGTGGAGCCGCTGCACCGCTGCACGTCCCCGCGTCCCGGCTTCCTGGCCGGCCTGCGCGACCTGGCCACGAAGCGCGGCGTGCTCCTCATCTTCGACGAGACCGTCACCGGGTTCCGGCTCGCCTACGGCGGCGCTGCGGAGTACTACGGCGTCGAGCCCGACCTGGCGACGCTCGGGAAGGCGCTGGGCGGCGGCTATCCGATCGGCGCGGTGGCCGGACGCGCCGACGTGATGGATCTCGTGCGCGAGGATCGCCTGGGCGCCGACGGACGCTATGTCTGGTGGGCGTCGAGCCTCGGCGGCAATCCCGTGTCCTGCGCGGCGGGGCTCGCCGCGCTCGGCGAGCTGCGCCGCCCCGACACGTACAAGCGCCTCTTCGCCATCGGCGAGGCGCTGCGCGCGGGGCTGCGCCGCGTGCTCGCGGAGGCGGGGGTCACCGCGCACGTGCAAGGCGACGGCCCGCTCGCCGCCGTGGTGTTCACCGCGCGCGAGGTCACCGACTACCGGAGCGCGTTCGACTCCGACCGGCGGCGGGCGCGGGCCTTCCTGCTGGGGCTGTTCCGGCGGGGCATCTTCCTCAATCCGATGTCCACCAAGCTCTATCTCTCGCTCGCCCACGACGAGCGGCACATCGCGCGCTTCCTCGAGGCGGCGGCGGGCGCCCTGCGCGACCCCGTCGCTACAGGATCGCCGTGA